A part of Streptomyces sp. NBC_01210 genomic DNA contains:
- a CDS encoding carboxymuconolactone decarboxylase family protein: MAVESHDDGKDRYSRGLAILQQLAAEERPSVLDSFSDIAPDLGRFTVEFPYGDIYARSSLTLRQRQLATVGALTALGHAAPQLKFHIHGALNIGVTRREIVEAILHVVVYAGFPAAINGLNVAKAVFAERTDDSDEAPHAVSESDDAPRYDRGWDALAEIDGDAGEAVIESLKDIAPDLARYIVEFSFGDIYTRGGLDLHAREVVTIAACTALGTARPQLKVHVNGLLNVGGTQDEVVETILQMAVYAGFPAAINGITAAREVFAERAAHSGPSGD, translated from the coding sequence ATGGCAGTTGAGTCTCACGACGATGGGAAGGACCGCTACAGCAGGGGGTTGGCAATCCTGCAGCAGCTCGCCGCCGAGGAACGTCCTTCGGTGCTCGACAGCTTCTCCGACATCGCCCCCGACCTCGGTCGGTTCACGGTCGAGTTTCCTTACGGCGATATCTACGCACGGTCCTCACTCACCCTGCGGCAGAGGCAGCTCGCGACGGTGGGCGCCCTGACGGCTCTCGGGCATGCCGCACCGCAGCTGAAGTTCCATATTCACGGAGCGCTCAATATCGGTGTGACGCGGCGTGAGATTGTCGAGGCGATCCTTCATGTTGTGGTGTACGCGGGATTCCCTGCGGCCATCAACGGTCTGAATGTTGCCAAGGCGGTGTTCGCGGAGCGTACGGACGACAGTGACGAAGCCCCGCACGCCGTCAGCGAGAGCGACGACGCGCCGCGCTATGACCGCGGCTGGGACGCGCTCGCCGAGATCGACGGCGACGCGGGCGAGGCGGTGATCGAGAGCCTCAAGGACATCGCTCCCGATCTCGCCCGCTACATCGTGGAGTTCTCCTTCGGGGACATCTACACACGCGGCGGTCTCGACCTGCATGCCCGTGAGGTGGTGACGATCGCCGCGTGCACCGCGCTGGGTACGGCCCGTCCCCAGCTCAAGGTGCATGTGAACGGGCTGCTCAATGTCGGCGGCACCCAGGACGAGGTCGTGGAGACCATCCTGCAGATGGCTGTCTACGCGGGCTTCCCCGCCGCGATCAACGGCATCACGGCCGCCCGCGAGGTCTTCGCGGAGCGGGCGGCGCATTCGGGCCCGTCCGGCGATTGA